From Novosphingobium resinovorum, the proteins below share one genomic window:
- a CDS encoding aromatic ring-hydroxylating oxygenase subunit alpha, with the protein MNKPEAFEPSRLTAADMDAEVLATYPTEAFLSKDYLAAEKTLLWPKVWQMVERESDLPNPGDWLTYDVADESVIVLRKDDGSLKAFHNVCPHRGRQLVSVPDMLPGKVHDVRGSNRRNFICGFHGWTFDLEGQNTYILDPQDWQNKLTAEMTCLSEVQVDTWGGYIYITMDPDAVPLAEWMGRAGEILSHFQLEKMHYKWRQWAIYDCNWKTAIEAFLEPYHVAGTHTQLLAYGDYYALSRQYGLHSVSSYDTRDAKFEMSESAGTTRAGKGDDPRVSTYELIRENYETVNYSASTETLVNAAARLQIELPEDATPQECIAHWLKSAKAADAARGVIWPEVPPEIKKEGGLAWGLFPNQNILHGETFALCYRVRPYKDDPDKCVFESYALERFPEGEAPQTEWTYADPIGENWGSVLAQDFSNMQFVQKGMKSSGFRGPLPNPHQEQKVINLHRNLANFMGGRGAPTKLDVWPRN; encoded by the coding sequence ATGAACAAGCCAGAGGCTTTCGAGCCCTCGCGCCTGACCGCCGCCGATATGGACGCCGAAGTGCTCGCCACTTACCCGACCGAGGCGTTTCTCTCGAAGGACTACCTCGCGGCGGAGAAGACGCTGCTGTGGCCCAAGGTCTGGCAGATGGTCGAGCGCGAGAGCGACCTGCCGAACCCCGGCGACTGGCTGACTTACGACGTCGCCGACGAATCCGTGATCGTGCTGCGCAAGGACGACGGTTCGCTGAAGGCCTTCCACAACGTCTGCCCGCACCGGGGACGCCAGCTCGTCTCTGTGCCGGACATGCTGCCGGGAAAGGTCCATGATGTCCGGGGCTCGAACCGGCGCAACTTCATCTGCGGCTTCCACGGCTGGACCTTCGATCTGGAGGGCCAGAACACCTACATCCTCGACCCGCAGGACTGGCAGAACAAGCTGACGGCAGAGATGACCTGCCTGTCGGAAGTCCAGGTCGATACCTGGGGCGGCTACATCTACATCACGATGGACCCCGACGCCGTGCCACTGGCCGAGTGGATGGGCCGTGCGGGAGAAATCCTCTCGCACTTCCAGCTGGAGAAGATGCACTACAAGTGGCGCCAGTGGGCGATCTACGACTGCAACTGGAAGACCGCGATCGAGGCGTTCCTCGAACCCTACCACGTCGCGGGCACGCATACGCAGCTGCTGGCCTATGGCGATTACTACGCGCTGAGCCGCCAGTACGGGCTGCACTCGGTCTCCAGCTACGACACGCGCGATGCCAAGTTCGAGATGAGCGAGAGCGCCGGCACCACCCGCGCCGGCAAGGGCGACGACCCGCGCGTTTCCACCTACGAGCTGATCCGCGAGAACTACGAGACGGTGAACTACTCCGCCTCCACCGAGACGCTGGTGAACGCCGCCGCTCGCCTCCAGATCGAGCTTCCGGAGGACGCCACCCCGCAGGAATGCATCGCCCACTGGCTGAAATCCGCCAAGGCCGCCGACGCCGCGCGCGGAGTGATCTGGCCCGAGGTTCCGCCCGAGATCAAGAAGGAAGGCGGCCTCGCCTGGGGCCTGTTCCCCAACCAGAACATCCTCCACGGCGAGACCTTCGCGCTGTGCTACCGCGTGCGCCCCTACAAGGACGATCCGGACAAGTGCGTGTTCGAAAGCTACGCCCTCGAACGCTTCCCGGAAGGGGAGGCGCCGCAGACCGAGTGGACCTATGCCGACCCCATCGGCGAGAACTGGGGATCGGTGCTGGCGCAGGACTTCTCCAACATGCAGTTCGTGCAGAAGGGCATGAAGTCCAGCGGCTTTCGCGGACCCTTGCCCAACCCGCACCAGGAGCAGAAGGTCATCAACCTCCACCGCAACCTGGCGAACTTCATGGGCGGGCGAGGGGCTCCGACCAAGCTGGACGTCTGGCCCCGGAACTGA